The genomic segment TGCAACACGTCGCCGCGGATAATCTCGTCCACCGAGCCGCACGCCACAAGGCGCCCGTTTTTCATGGCGACGATGTCGTCGGAGAAGCTGGAGGCGAAGTTGATGTCGTGAAGCACCAGCACCACGGTCTTGCCCATGTCGTCCACCAGCTGCCGCAGCACCTGCATGATGTGCACCGCGTGCTTCATGTCCAGGTTGTTCAGGGGCTCGTCGAGCAAAATGTAGTCCGTGTCCTGCGCCACCACCATGGCGATGAACGCCCGCTGCCGTTCGCCGCCGCTCAGCTCGTCCAGGAACTTGTGCTGCAGGTCGCCCAGGTTCAAGTACTCGATGGCGCGGTCGACGTGTTCGAGGTCCGCCTTGGTCAGGCGGCCCTGGGAGTAGGGGAAACGGCCGAAGCTGACCAGCTCTCGCACGGTGAGCCGCAGGTTCAGGTGGTTGCTCTGTTTCAGAATGGCGACCGTGCGGGCCAGCTCGGTGCTGTTCCACCGCCGCACCGACCGCCCTTCGATGAGGACGTCGCCGGCGTCCATGGGCACGAGCCGGCTGATGACGGACAGCAGGGTGCTCTTGCCCGCGCCGTTGGGCCCGATGAGCGACGTGATGCGGTTCTTCTTGATGTCCACCGTGACGTTGTCCACCGCCAGCAACGAGCCGTACCGCTTGGAAACCTGACGAACCTGGATCATGCCTGACTCTCCTTCAGCACGAGGTAGAGGAAATACACCCCGCCGGCCAGGTTGACGATGACGCTGACCGGTACCGCAAACACGAGCAGCCGTTCCACCAGCAGCAGGCCCCCGCCCAGCAGCGCGGTGCCGACGAGAAACGTGCCCGGAAGCAGCGTGGCGTGACGATAGTCGCGCAGCAGCTGGCGGGCCAGGCTCACCGCCAGCAGGCCCAGGAATGTGATGGGGCCTACCAGCGCCGTCGTGACGGCGGTCAGCAAGATGACCGCCAGCCACAGCCGCCTCACGACCCGGTTGTAGTCGACGCCCAGGTTGATCGCGTGCTCGCGGCCCAGCCCGAGCACGTCCAGGTACTTGCAATACGGCGCCGCGTACAGCGCCGCCAGGGCCAGCGCCCCGGCGGCCAGCGCCAGCGCCGGCGCCCGCACGTTGTTGAACGTGGCGAACAGGCGGCTTTGGGTGATGAGAAACTCGTTGGGGTCGAGGATCATCTGCAAGAACGACGCGACGCTCTGGAAAAACGTGCCCGCGATGAGGCCGATGAGCAGCACGACGTAGACGTTGTGCCGCTCGCTGCGGAACAAGCGCTGGTACAAGAGCCCCGCGAACAGCACCAGCAGCGCGGTCGACAGCAGGAAGTGGACGGTGGCGTCGGTCCAGGCCGGGCTGGCGGCGCCGAGAGCGAACACGACCAGCGTCTGCATGAGCACGTACAGGGAATCCAGGCCGATGACGCTGGGCGTCAAGATGTGGTTGTGGGTAAGCGTCTGGAAGATGACCGTCGCGCCGCCCGTGGCCGCCGCGGCGAGGACGACGGCGCCGACGACCAGCAGGCGCCGCGTCACGGCGAACTGCCAGTCGCCCCGGATGTTGAGCACGAGATACAAGGCGAGAAAGATTAGCGCCGCCAGGGCGACCGCGGCCAGCCGCGCCCGCACGCCCGCGCGCGGGCCGACCACGGCTTCCTTCACCAGTGCACGGGACACGAGTCCGCTCATGCCGCCACCCGCTTTCCGTCAGGCCGCCTGCGCTCCACGCGCGTTCCTCCTTAGGAGCATCAGCAGGAACAAGCCGCTGCCCAGAATCCCC from the Bacillota bacterium genome contains:
- a CDS encoding iron ABC transporter ATP-binding protein — protein: MIQVRQVSKRYGSLLAVDNVTVDIKKNRITSLIGPNGAGKSTLLSVISRLVPMDAGDVLIEGRSVRRWNSTELARTVAILKQSNHLNLRLTVRELVSFGRFPYSQGRLTKADLEHVDRAIEYLNLGDLQHKFLDELSGGERQRAFIAMVVAQDTDYILLDEPLNNLDMKHAVHIMQVLRQLVDDMGKTVVLVLHDINFASSFSDDIVAMKNGRLVACGSVDEIIRGDVLHRVYEMQFDIHEFDRCKVCLYFLPQLTNGRTRAPADGTIDTAMPVSRH
- a CDS encoding iron ABC transporter permease — protein: MSGLVSRALVKEAVVGPRAGVRARLAAVALAALIFLALYLVLNIRGDWQFAVTRRLLVVGAVVLAAAATGGATVIFQTLTHNHILTPSVIGLDSLYVLMQTLVVFALGAASPAWTDATVHFLLSTALLVLFAGLLYQRLFRSERHNVYVVLLIGLIAGTFFQSVASFLQMILDPNEFLITQSRLFATFNNVRAPALALAAGALALAALYAAPYCKYLDVLGLGREHAINLGVDYNRVVRRLWLAVILLTAVTTALVGPITFLGLLAVSLARQLLRDYRHATLLPGTFLVGTALLGGGLLLVERLLVFAVPVSVIVNLAGGVYFLYLVLKESQA